Part of the Aquicella lusitana genome is shown below.
TTAAAGTAAGCAAGAGCTGTTTTGCCGCTTCCTTGTGTGTGCCATATAATTCCTTTTTTTATACCATTATCGATTGTGTGTTCTATGGCTTTGGTGGCAAATAGCTGGGGGTAACGCATTATATGTTTTTCAAGGCCGTTTTCAGTGTACACATATGCAAAACCATACCTCAATAACATTGCAATACGATCCCTATAAAAAAGGGACGTTAGTATTCTATTGGTAGGTGAGTTGGGATTTTTATTAGTGTGAAACTCAGGTGAGTGCTTAATTGCTGTAAGATTGTTGTCTTTGAGGATGAAATTCTCCAGTTCATTATTTTCTGGTTTGAGAATAGCTTCTATATCAAGTTTTTCTTCGTCTCTGAAACAATTAAAATTCGCATGAGAGTAAGAAGTAGATGAATAGAATGCTCCTTGTATCGGTTCAATTGATTCAATGTCATATTCCATGTTGTTGGAAAAAACAAGGAGTTGAGAAATGTTTACGAATTTGCGAAATTTTTTGTTCTTGAATCTGGAGTTTATTCTTTCTCTCTCTGCAAGTATTCCATCTGGATTATTAGGTTTCTTTACCTCAACAAATGCGAGAGGTATTCCATTGATTAAAATCGTAATATCGGGTCTGAATTCATCGTCGCCATTTTTATAGGTCAGCTCAGTTACAACGTGAAACGAGTTATTGTTGAAGTTTGCAAAATCAATTAATTTTGGTTCTGTAGTGGATGTAAGCAGATCAAAAAATGCTTTTCCCAGGTCTTCATTATCTAAAGCCAGTGTTATATTTTCCTGAAGCTTTTTAACGTCAGATTTTTCGATTTCTGGATTTATTCGTAGAATGCTCTCTGTAAAAATATCAGTAAATATATTTGTGTTGTTATCATATTTTGTTTTAGATAATGGGAGATAGTTATATCCCAATCTGCACAAATGAAGTATCGCCGGTATTTTTACTCTTGTGTTTTCGTTAAACGACATCTTTAAACATCCTCGGAAGCATTGCCGGATAAAACCCAGGCATCAACCTCATTTTGATTAAAACGCCATTGCTTGCCGACACGATGGGCGGGAATGCGTCCTTTCTCAAGCCAGCGATATATTGTTATCGCGGCAACGCCTAAATGCTTGGCGATTTCACTTACTGTCATCCACTTTTCAGTTGTGCTCATATTGAGTTGAGCCTTACTTATATTGGTTTTTTATGGTGTGATGATTATCAAAGATAAAATATGATAAAACAAGACGAAATTGGTATGTGGTTAAACATATACCTAATTTCCTTTTGATCGGATGAGAGCGGCCTGATTTATTAGCAGGTAATCCGCTTCTAATTTCCGGTTAAAATGCGTAACTATATGTATTAATAAGATTTTTATAATTTAATACTTGTTTATTGCAATCTATAAATTTATAGTTTACTCTAAATTTATATAAATCACTAAATGACCCTAAATCTATGACAACAGTTGTATTTGATAATCCTTTTCGTCCTGGCGCAGGACACAAGCCCCCTTATCTTGCCGGTAGAACGCATGAGCAAGATGAGGTAAGAGCTCTTCTTAAGCAGAAAATTGTAACTCAAAATATTGTGTTAACAGGGTTGCGGGGCGTTGGTAAAACTGTGTTACTCGAATCATTACAGCCCATAGCAGTGCAGGCGAATTGGTTGTGGGCTGGTACAGATTTATCTGAGTCAGCTAGTGTGACGGAAGAGACTCTTGCGGTCCGAATTTTAGCTGATATTTCAAGGATAACATCTACCTTGATTATGGCTGAAAGAACCATGCCTCCTACGATTGGCTTTACGCCACAATCAGAAAAGGTTTCCGAGCCCATCACTTATGATCACTTATATGATCTTTATTTAAAAACCCCAGGGCTGATATCAGATAAATTGAAGAATGTGTTAGAGGTCGTTTGGCATGTGATGCCTGACAAGGAGAAAATTCAGGGTATCGTATTTGCTTATGATGAAGCGCAAAATTTAGCTGATCATGCAAAACAAAAACAATATCCTTTGTCATTGCTGCTGGAGGTTTTTCAATCTTTACAGAGAAAGCAGATTCCATATCTCTTGATTTTGACAGGATTGCCAACTCTATTTCCTAAGTTGGTTGAAGCAAGAACTTATTCTGAGCGAATGTTTCATATTATTTTTTTAAAACAGCTAACCGAGGAAGCAACGAGGCAAGCTATTACAAAACCAATAGAAGATGCAAA
Proteins encoded:
- a CDS encoding type I restriction endonuclease; the encoded protein is MSFNENTRVKIPAILHLCRLGYNYLPLSKTKYDNNTNIFTDIFTESILRINPEIEKSDVKKLQENITLALDNEDLGKAFFDLLTSTTEPKLIDFANFNNNSFHVVTELTYKNGDDEFRPDITILINGIPLAFVEVKKPNNPDGILAERERINSRFKNKKFRKFVNISQLLVFSNNMEYDIESIEPIQGAFYSSTSYSHANFNCFRDEEKLDIEAILKPENNELENFILKDNNLTAIKHSPEFHTNKNPNSPTNRILTSLFYRDRIAMLLRYGFAYVYTENGLEKHIMRYPQLFATKAIEHTIDNGIKKGIIWHTQGSGKTALAYFNVHYLTDYFQRKNIIPKFYFIVDRIDLMNQAKSEFTSRGLTVHTVNTKDELLKDFRLRQAIRNLAGKREITVVNIQKFKEDSDVLTQNDYDLNTQRVYFLDEVHRSYNPSGSFLANLFNSYRNAILIGLTGTPLIGNDRRTKDIFGNYIHKYYYNASIADGYTLRLIREGIETNYRLQLEKALKVCIPIERTINSSP
- a CDS encoding AAA family ATPase — encoded protein: MTTVVFDNPFRPGAGHKPPYLAGRTHEQDEVRALLKQKIVTQNIVLTGLRGVGKTVLLESLQPIAVQANWLWAGTDLSESASVTEETLAVRILADISRITSTLIMAERTMPPTIGFTPQSEKVSEPITYDHLYDLYLKTPGLISDKLKNVLEVVWHVMPDKEKIQGIVFAYDEAQNLADHAKQKQYPLSLLLEVFQSLQRKQIPYLLILTGLPTLFPKLVEARTYSERMFHIIFLKQLTEEATRQAITKPIEDANCPLKFSSEAVNKIVKLSGGYPYFIQFICKETFDLWITKLRQGQVPSIPEEDIIRKLDSDFFQGRWARATDRQRSLLHVIATLKMTNDEFTGQDVAEASERLLSKPFSPSRVNQMLVALSMIGLVYKNRFGKYSLAVPLLSEFILRQPPVVDGE
- a CDS encoding helix-turn-helix domain-containing protein gives rise to the protein MSTTEKWMTVSEIAKHLGVAAITIYRWLEKGRIPAHRVGKQWRFNQNEVDAWVLSGNASEDV